A genome region from Glycine max cultivar Williams 82 chromosome 5, Glycine_max_v4.0, whole genome shotgun sequence includes the following:
- the LOC100527883 gene encoding glcNAc-PI de-N-acetylase domain-containing protein isoform X1, translated as MAFILIIASLVFLWIVSLCKVLLLPRIPFGNHFTHNNGNASFFVSPQFLLFLISLVFSGRAFRKRNALLVIAHPDDESMFFTPTINFLTSKGHNVQILCLSIGDADGKGNIRKQELFQACVALKVPMQQVKIVNHPDLQDGFGKVWSHNLLAKIIEEEITRCCIDMIITFDSHGVSGHCNHRDVHYGVCKLLHDTLQRDIEVWELVSTNILRKYSGPVDIWLSIFLAMLHTNGTMQCLVNEHSRRSVIAMAQHSSQWVWFRKLFVALSSYTYMNTLRKV; from the exons ATGGCCTTCATTCTCATAATTGCTTCTCTTGTTTTTCTGTGGATTGTTTCTCTTTGCAAAGTTCTTCTTCTCCCCCGCATCCCTTTCGGCAACCATTTTACGCATAACAACGGTAATGCCTCTTTCTTCGTTTCGCCCcaatttcttcttttcctcATTTCCCTCGTTTTTTCAGGCAGAGCATTTCGGAAGAGAAATGCCTTGTTGGTTATTGCTCATCCTGATGACGAATCCAT GTTCTTTACTCCAACTATAAATTTTCTGACTTCAAAGGGGCATAATGTTCAAATACTTTGCTTATCTATTG GTGATGCAGATGGCAAAGGAAATATCAGAAAACAAGAGCTTTTTCAGGCTTGTGTAGCCCTCAAG GTTCCGATGCAACAAGTGAAGATTGTCAATCATCCAGATCTGCAG GATGGTTTTGGTAAAGTTTGGAGCCATAACTTATTGGCAAAGATTATTGAGGAAGAAATAACCAGATGTTGCATTGATATG ATTATTACCTTTGACAGCCATGGTGTCTCAGGTCACTGTAATCATCGTGATGTGCATTATGGAGTATG CAAGCTACTACATGATACTTTACAAAGGGATATTGAAGTTTGGGAGCTT GTTAGCACCAATATTTTGCGCAAATATAGTGGTCCAGTTGATATCTGGTTGTCCATATTTTTGGCCATGCTGCACACAAATGGAACAATGCAGTGCTTGGTAAATGAACATTCTCGTAGGAGCGTTATTGCAATGGCCCAACATTCAAGCCAGTGGGTGTG GTTCCGCAAGCTTTTTGTAGCCTTGTCCAGTTATACCTATATGAACACTCTTAGAAAggtataa
- the LOC100527883 gene encoding glcNAc-PI de-N-acetylase domain-containing protein isoform X2: MAFILIIASLVFLWIVSLCKVLLLPRIPFGNHFTHNNGNASFFVSPQFLLFLISLVFSGRAFRKRNALLVIAHPDDESMFFTPTINFLTSKGHNVQILCLSIGDADGKGNIRKQELFQACVALKVPMQQVKIVNHPDLQDGFGKVWSHNLLAKIIEEEITRCCIDMIITFDSHGVSGHCNHRDVHYGVCKLLHDTLQRDIEVWELVSTNILRKYSGPVDIWLSIFLAMLHTNGTMQCLVNEHSRRSVIAMAQHSSQWV; the protein is encoded by the exons ATGGCCTTCATTCTCATAATTGCTTCTCTTGTTTTTCTGTGGATTGTTTCTCTTTGCAAAGTTCTTCTTCTCCCCCGCATCCCTTTCGGCAACCATTTTACGCATAACAACGGTAATGCCTCTTTCTTCGTTTCGCCCcaatttcttcttttcctcATTTCCCTCGTTTTTTCAGGCAGAGCATTTCGGAAGAGAAATGCCTTGTTGGTTATTGCTCATCCTGATGACGAATCCAT GTTCTTTACTCCAACTATAAATTTTCTGACTTCAAAGGGGCATAATGTTCAAATACTTTGCTTATCTATTG GTGATGCAGATGGCAAAGGAAATATCAGAAAACAAGAGCTTTTTCAGGCTTGTGTAGCCCTCAAG GTTCCGATGCAACAAGTGAAGATTGTCAATCATCCAGATCTGCAG GATGGTTTTGGTAAAGTTTGGAGCCATAACTTATTGGCAAAGATTATTGAGGAAGAAATAACCAGATGTTGCATTGATATG ATTATTACCTTTGACAGCCATGGTGTCTCAGGTCACTGTAATCATCGTGATGTGCATTATGGAGTATG CAAGCTACTACATGATACTTTACAAAGGGATATTGAAGTTTGGGAGCTT GTTAGCACCAATATTTTGCGCAAATATAGTGGTCCAGTTGATATCTGGTTGTCCATATTTTTGGCCATGCTGCACACAAATGGAACAATGCAGTGCTTGGTAAATGAACATTCTCGTAGGAGCGTTATTGCAATGGCCCAACATTCAAGCCAGTGGGTGTG
- the LOC100527883 gene encoding glcNAc-PI de-N-acetylase domain-containing protein isoform X3 has protein sequence MAFILIIASLVFLWIVSLCKVLLLPRIPFGNHFTHNNGNASFFVSPQFLLFLISLVFSGRAFRKRNALLVIAHPDDESMFFTPTINFLTSKGHNVQILCLSIGDADGKGNIRKQELFQACVALKVPMQQVKIVNHPDLQDGFGKVWSHNLLAKIIEEEITRCCIDMIITFDSHGVSGHCNHRDVHYGVWLAPIFCANIVVQLISGCPYFWPCCTQMEQCSAW, from the exons ATGGCCTTCATTCTCATAATTGCTTCTCTTGTTTTTCTGTGGATTGTTTCTCTTTGCAAAGTTCTTCTTCTCCCCCGCATCCCTTTCGGCAACCATTTTACGCATAACAACGGTAATGCCTCTTTCTTCGTTTCGCCCcaatttcttcttttcctcATTTCCCTCGTTTTTTCAGGCAGAGCATTTCGGAAGAGAAATGCCTTGTTGGTTATTGCTCATCCTGATGACGAATCCAT GTTCTTTACTCCAACTATAAATTTTCTGACTTCAAAGGGGCATAATGTTCAAATACTTTGCTTATCTATTG GTGATGCAGATGGCAAAGGAAATATCAGAAAACAAGAGCTTTTTCAGGCTTGTGTAGCCCTCAAG GTTCCGATGCAACAAGTGAAGATTGTCAATCATCCAGATCTGCAG GATGGTTTTGGTAAAGTTTGGAGCCATAACTTATTGGCAAAGATTATTGAGGAAGAAATAACCAGATGTTGCATTGATATG ATTATTACCTTTGACAGCCATGGTGTCTCAGGTCACTGTAATCATCGTGATGTGCATTATGGAGTATG GTTAGCACCAATATTTTGCGCAAATATAGTGGTCCAGTTGATATCTGGTTGTCCATATTTTTGGCCATGCTGCACACAAATGGAACAATGCAGTGCTTGGTAA
- the LOC100784397 gene encoding probable LRR receptor-like serine/threonine-protein kinase At3g47570, protein MEKLLCFSFRVFTFSFQCLMALTLALSGTNFTTDKLALLALKSSITRDPHNFLTHNWSATTSVCNWVGVTCDAYHGRVRTLNLGDMSLSGIMPSHLGNLTFLNKLDLGGNKFHGQLPEELVQLHRLKFLNLSYNEFSGNVSEWIGGLSTLRYLNLGNNDFGGFIPKSISNLTMLEIMDWGNNFIQGTIPPEVGKMTQLRVLSMYSNRLSGTIPRTVSNLSSLEGISLSYNSLSGGIPSEIGELPQLEIMYLGDNPLGGSIPSTIFNNSMLQDIELGSSNLSGSLPSNLCQGLPNIQILYLGFNQLSGKLPYMWNECKVLTDVELSQNRFGRGSIPADIGNLPVLNSIYLDENNLEGEIPLSLFNISSMRVLSLQKNKLNGSLTEEMFNQLPFLQILSLDNNQFKGSIPRSIGNCTLLEELYLGDNCFTGSIPKEIGDLPMLANLTLGSNHLNGSIPSNIFNMSSLTYLSLEHNSLSGFLPLHIGLENLQELYLLENKLCGNIPSSLSNASKLNYVDLKFNKFDGVIPCSLGNLRYLQCLDVAFNNLTTDASTIELSFLSSLNYLQISGNPMHGSLPISIGNMSNLEQFMADECKIDGKIPSEIGNLSNLFALSLYHNDLSGTIPTTISNLQSLQYLRLGNNQLQGTIIDELCAINRLSELVITENKQISGMIPTCFGNLTSLRKLYLNSNRLNKVSSSLWSLRDILELNLSDNALTGFLPLDVGNLKAVIFLDLSKNQISGSIPRAMTGLQNLQILNLAHNKLEGSIPDSFGSLISLTYLDLSQNYLVDMIPKSLESIRDLKFINLSYNMLEGEIPNGGAFKNFTAQSFIFNKALCGNARLQVPPCSELMKRKRSNAHMFFIKCILPVMLSTILVVLCVFLLKKSRRKKHGGGDPAEVSSSTVLATRTISYNELSRATNGFDESNLLGKGSFGSVFKGILPNRMVVAVKLFNLDLELGSRSFSVECEVMRNLRHRNLIKIICSCSNSDYKLLVMEFMSNGNLERWLYSHNYYLDFLQRLNIMIDVASALEYMHHGASPTVVHCDVKPSNVLLDEDMVAHVSDLGIAKLLDEGQSQEYTKTMATFGYIAPEFGSKGTISTKGDVYSFGILLMETFSRKKPTDEMFVEGLSIKGWISESLPHANTQVVDSNLLEDEEHSADDIISSISSIYRIALNCCADLPEERMNMTDVAASLNKIKVMFQKNNKYMRAQVHAT, encoded by the exons ATGGAGAAGCTACTTTGCTTCAGCTTCAGGGTTTTCACATTTTCATTCCAGTGCTTAATGGCCTTAACATTAGCCCTTAGTGGAACCAACTTCACCACAGATAAACTTGCACTTCTTGCTCTCAAATCTTCAATCACTAGAGACCCTCACAATTTCCTCACTCATAATTGGTCTGCCACCACTTCTGTATGCAATTGGGTTGGTGTCACTTGTGATGCTTACCATGGAAGGGTAAGGACATTGAATCTTGGCGACATGTCTCTTAGTGGCATCATGCCCTCTCACTTGGGAAACCTTACCTTCCTTAATAAACTTGACCTTGGCGGAAACAAATTCCATGGTCAGTTGCCAGAGGAATTAGTCCAATTGCATAGGTTGAAGTTTCTCAACTTGAGCTACAATGAATTTAGTGGAAATGTTTCAGAATGGATTGGAGGATTATCTACACTCAGATATTTAAACCTTGGAAATAATGACTTTGGTGGTTTTATTCCAAAATCTATTTCCAATCTTACAATGCTAGAGATCATGGATTGGGGCAACAATTTCATTCAAGGAACCATTCCACCTGAAGTAGGCAAAATGACCCAATTGAGGGTTTTATCAATGTATTCAAACCGTCTTTCAGGGACCATTCCTAGAACTGTTTCTAACCTCTCTTCCCTCGAAGGAATAAGTTTATCCTATAACTCTCTTTCAG GAGGCATTCCAAGTGAGATTGGTGAACTTCCACAATTAGAAATAATGTATCTTGGAGATAATCCACTTGGTGGCTCCATACCATCAACAATCTTCAATAACTCAATGCTGCAAGATATTGAACTTGGCTCCAGCAATTTATCTGGAAGTCTTCCATCAAATTTGTGCCAAGGACTTCCAAATATCCAAATACTTTACTTAGGTTTCAACCAGTTATCGGGTAAATTGCCATATATGTGGAATGAGTGCAAAGTGTTGACAGATGTGGAATTATCACAGAACAGGTTCGGCAGAGGAAGCATACCTGCTGACATTGGAAACTTACCTGTGCTAAACTCCATTTATCTTGATGAGAACAACTTGGAAG GAGAAATCCCATTATCTCTTTTTAACATATCTTCCATGAGAGTACTCAGCCTGcaaaaaaacaagttaaacgGTAGCCTAACAGAAGAGATGTTTAATCAGCTTCCATTCCTACAAATATTGTCTTTGGATAATAATCAATTTAAGGGAAGCATTCCAAGATCTATTGGCAATTGTACATTGCTTGAAGAATTATACTTGGGTGATAACTGCTTCACAG GCTCTATACCCAAGGAGATTGGTGATCTTCCTATGCTTGCGAATTTAACTTTGGGAAGTAACCATTTAAATGGATCTATTCCCTCAAATATCTTTAACATGTCATCATTAACTTACTTGTCTTTGGAACATAATTCTCTCTCAGGATTTCTTCCATTACACATTGGCCTAGAAAACTTACAAGAACTATACTTGCTTGAAAACAAACTTTGTGGAAATATTCCAAGTAGCTTATCCAATGCTTCTAAGCTTAACTATGTGGATTTGAAGTTTAATAAGTTCGATGGAGTCATACCTTGTTCACTTGGGAATTTGAGATACCTTCAGTGTTTGGATGTGGCATTCAATAATTTAACTACTGATGCTTCCACTATTGAATTAAGCTTCCTTAGTTCTTTGAATTATCTTCAAATATCAGGGAATCCAATGCATGGAAGCCTTCCCATATCAATTGGAAACATGTCGAATTTGGAACAGTTCATGGCAGATGAGTGCAAAATTGATGGCAAAATTCCATCGGAAATTGGAAATTTAAGCAACTTGTTCGCACTAAGTTTGTACCACAATGATTTGAGCGGAACAATTCCAACTACAATAAGTAATTTGCAGTCTCTTCAATATCTGAGACTTGGAAACAACCAACTACAAGGAACCATCATTGATGAGCTTTGTGCAATCAACCGGCTGAGTGAGTTGGTCATAACTGAAAATAAGCAAATTTCAGGAATGATCCCAACATGCTTTGGTAATCTTACTTCTCTAAGAAAGCTCTACTTGAACTCAAATAGACTGAATAAAGTTTCCTCTTCTCTTTGGAGTCTCAGAGACATTTTGGAACTAAACTTATCTGACAATGCTTTAACTGGATTTCTTCCTCTTGATGTTGGGAATTTAAAGGCTGTTATATTTTTGGATCTATCAAAGAATCAGATTTCAGGAAGCATTCCACGGGCCATGACAGGATTGCAAAATTTGCAAATTCTCAACTTAGCACATAATAAATTGGAGGGGAGCATTCCTGATTCATTTGGTAGTTTGATAAGTTTGACATACTTGGACTTATCCCAAAACTATTTGGTTGACATGATTCCAAAATCCTTGGAGTCAATTCGTGATCTCAAATTTATCAATCTTTCTTATAACATGTTAGAAGGTGAGATTCCCAACGGTGGAGCTTTCAAAAATTTCACAGCTCAATCTTTCATATTCAATAAAGCACTTTGTGGAAATGCACGGTTACAAGTCCCCCCATGCAGTGAAttaatgaagagaaaaaggTCAAATGCACATATGTTTTTCATCAAATGCATATTGCCTGTAATGTTGTCAACCATTTTGGTTGTTTTATGTGTGTTCCTTCTGAAAAAGAGTCGAAGAAAAAAGCATGGTGGTGGTGATCCTGCTGAAGTCAGTTCATCAACTGTATTAGCAACAAGAACAATTTCCTACAATGAACTTTCACGGGCAACCAATGGATTTGATGAGAGTAATTTGCTTGGTAAGGGTAGTTTTGGCTCTGTGTTCAAAGGTATACTTCCAAATAGGATGGTTGTTGCagtcaaattatttaatttggacCTTGAATTGGGATCAAGGAGCTTTAGTGTAGAATGTGAAGTAATGCGGAATCTGCGACACCGAAATCTCATCAAGATCATTTGTAGTTGCTCAAATTCTGATTACAAGCTTTTAGTAATGGAATTCATGTCCAATGGCAACCTTGAAAGATGGTTGTATTCTCATAACTATTATTTAGACTTCTTGCAAAGGCTAAATATAATGATAGATGTGGCTTCTGCATTGGAATATATGCATCATGGTGCTTCGCCAACTGTGGTTCATTGTGATGTAAAGCCTAGTAATGTCTTATTGGATGAAGATATGGTTGCACATGTTAGTGACTTAGGCATTGCCAAACTTCTTGATGAAGGACAATCCCAAGAGTATACCAAGACCATGGCTACATTTGGCTACATTGCACCAG AGTTTGGATCCAAGGGGACTATTTCTACAAAAGGAGATGTGTACAGTTTTGGGATTTTGTTGATGGAAACATTCTCAAGAAAGAAGCCAACAGATGAAATGTTTGTTGAAGGATTGAGCATAAAAGGTTGGATTAGTGAATCATTACCCCATGCCAATACTCAAGTTGTGGATTCCAATTTGTTAGAGGATGAAGAACACAGTGCTGATGACATAATATCATCTATATCATCTATTTATAGAATAGCCCTGAATTGTTGTGCAGATTTGCCTGAAGAAAGAATGAATATGACGGATGTTGCTGCATCACTAAAcaaaatcaaggtcatgtttcAGAAAAATAACAAGTACATGCGAGCACAAGTCCATGCAACCTAA
- the LOC100527883 gene encoding GlcNAc-PI de-N-acetylase domain-containing protein, producing MAFILIIASLVFLWIVSLCKVLLLPRIPFGNHFTHNNGRAFRKRNALLVIAHPDDESMFFTPTINFLTSKGHNVQILCLSIGDADGKGNIRKQELFQACVALKVPMQQVKIVNHPDLQDGFGKVWSHNLLAKIIEEEITRCCIDMIITFDSHGVSGHCNHRDVHYGVCKLLHDTLQRDIEVWELVSTNILRKYSGPVDIWLSIFLAMLHTNGTMQCLVNEHSRRSVIAMAQHSSQWVWFRKLFVALSSYTYMNTLRKV from the exons ATGGCCTTCATTCTCATAATTGCTTCTCTTGTTTTTCTGTGGATTGTTTCTCTTTGCAAAGTTCTTCTTCTCCCCCGCATCCCTTTCGGCAACCATTTTACGCATAACAACG GCAGAGCATTTCGGAAGAGAAATGCCTTGTTGGTTATTGCTCATCCTGATGACGAATCCAT GTTCTTTACTCCAACTATAAATTTTCTGACTTCAAAGGGGCATAATGTTCAAATACTTTGCTTATCTATTG GTGATGCAGATGGCAAAGGAAATATCAGAAAACAAGAGCTTTTTCAGGCTTGTGTAGCCCTCAAG GTTCCGATGCAACAAGTGAAGATTGTCAATCATCCAGATCTGCAG GATGGTTTTGGTAAAGTTTGGAGCCATAACTTATTGGCAAAGATTATTGAGGAAGAAATAACCAGATGTTGCATTGATATG ATTATTACCTTTGACAGCCATGGTGTCTCAGGTCACTGTAATCATCGTGATGTGCATTATGGAGTATG CAAGCTACTACATGATACTTTACAAAGGGATATTGAAGTTTGGGAGCTT GTTAGCACCAATATTTTGCGCAAATATAGTGGTCCAGTTGATATCTGGTTGTCCATATTTTTGGCCATGCTGCACACAAATGGAACAATGCAGTGCTTGGTAAATGAACATTCTCGTAGGAGCGTTATTGCAATGGCCCAACATTCAAGCCAGTGGGTGTG GTTCCGCAAGCTTTTTGTAGCCTTGTCCAGTTATACCTATATGAACACTCTTAGAAAggtataa
- the LOC100783871 gene encoding putative germin-like protein 2-1 translates to MVTRVHFFCLLALTFTLALEADHSPLQDFCVADTKSQVLVNGFSCKDPTLVEANDFFFRGLDIEGNTSNPVGSKVTPVTVSQLPGLNTLGISLARIDYAPWGTNPPHTHPRATEILNVIQGTLEVGFVTSNPGNRHVTKVLQKGDVFVFPVGLVHYQRNVGYGNAVAVAALSSQNPGVITIANAIFGATPDIASDVLVKAFQVDKDVVANLKSKF, encoded by the exons ATGGTAACTCGTGTACACTTCTTTTGCCTCTTGGCTCTCACCTTCACTCTAGCCTTGGAAGCTGATCACAGTCCACTTCAGGATTTCTGTGTGGCAGACACCAAAAGTCAAG TACTAGTAAATGGATTCTCTTGCAAAGACCCTACACTAGTAGAGGCTAATGACTTCTTCTTCAGAGGACTTGACATAGAGGGAAACACATCAAACCCAGTAGGATCCAAGGTGACTCCAGTTACAGTTTCACAGCTACCAGGACTAAACACTTTAGGCATTTCACTTGCCCGCATTGACTATGCACCGTGGGGCACAAACCCTCCTCACACTCACCCTCGTGCCACCGAAATCCTCAACGTGATCCAAGGCACACTTGAAGTTGGTTTTGTGACATCAAATCCTGGAAACCGTCATGTTACCAAAGTGCTGCAAAAGGGTGATGTGTTTGTCTTCCCTGTGGGACTTGTGCACTACCAGAGAAATGTGGGTTATGGCAATGCGGTTGCCGTTGCAGCTCTCAGCAGCCAAAACCCTGGGGTTATAACTATCGCTAATGCTATATTCGGGGCCACGCCAGACATTGCCAGTGATGTTCTTGTCAAGGCTTTTCAAGTGGACAAAGATGTTGTTGCTAATTTAAAGTCCAAGTTCTAG
- the LOC102668861 gene encoding UPF0481 protein At3g47200 codes for MNHDDDVVIDIEAILEGTEPHVTKECCIYKVPFHIRRLREDAYTPKVVSIGPFNHNRHVHLQNMEKHKLMYCKAFLKRTKTSSDSWMSYIEGVEPKFRRCYSETLEFRKKELVKIIFVDSGFILELFWRSCSEWSPEDTFLSTPWLSNNMRKNLFFVLEDLYNMSFTGSSNIPPFARLTFCYFGYYNGCGLSFDNISINHFTDPIRTFNLQHPRERRPPRTAGLVEHLPSAAELLDAGVRLKVSTTSNCLLDLSFSGQDLEIPQLLVSDSTEFMFCNMMALELCHYPYEAYITDYVSILDFLINTSKDVDILVRKKVLVNWLGDTDSVANMFNGLLKNNIHSRFNSHYSEICQDLNALCRNPWHNLKSTLRRDYCKTPWQTAATIAGIVLLILSLVQTICSVLQVIQQ; via the coding sequence ATGAACCACGACGATGATGTTGTGATCGATATTGAGGCGATACTGGAGGGGACAGAGCCGCACGtaacaaaagagtgttgcatcTACAAAGTGCCCTTTCATATTCGCAGACTCAGAGAAGATGCCTACACTCCAAAGGTTGTTTCTATAGGCCCTTTCAACCACAACCGCCATGTTCACCTCCAAAACATGGAAAAACACAAACTCATGTACTGCAAGGCATTTCTTAAACGAACCAAAACAAGTTCGGACAGCTGGATGAGCTACATAGAAGGGGTGGAGCCCAAATTTCGTCGCTGTTATTCAGAAACCCTTGAGTTCAGGAAGAAAGAACTGGTCAAGATCATCTTTGTGGATTCCGGTTTTATACTCGAGCTCTTTTGGAGATCTTGTTCTGAATGGTCGCCAGAGGACACGTTTCTTTCAACACCTTGGTTGTCCAATAATATGAGAAAAAACCTTTTTTTCGTTCTTGAGGATCTCTACAATATGTCCTTCACTGGCTCATCTAATATCCCTCCATTTGCAAGGCTTACGTTTTGCTATTTTGGCTATTACAATGGATGCGGTTTGAGTTTTGATAATATTAGCATAAATCACTTCACCGATCCGATTAGAACTTTTAACTTACAACATCCTCGAGAAAGACGACCACCTAGGACTGCTGGATTGGTGGAACATCTTCCTAGTGCTGCTGAGTTATTAGATGCAGGAGTGAGGCTTAAGGTAAGCACCACGAGTAACTGCTTACTAGACTTGTCATTTTCAGGacaggatcttgaaatcccCCAGTTGCTGGTGTCTGATTCCACCGAATTCATGTTTTGCAATATGATGGCTTTAGAGTTGTGTCACTATCCTTACGAAGCTTACATAACAGACTATGTGAGTATCTTGGATTTCCTGATAAACACGAGCAAAGATGTGGATATACTGGTTCGAAAGAAAGTACTGGTTAATTGGCTAGGAGATACTGATTCTGTGGCTAACATGTTTAACggtcttttgaaaaacaatattCATTCAAGATTTAATTCCCATTACTCTGAAATCTGCCAAGACTTGAATGCTTTGTGTAGAAATCCTTGGCATAATTTGAAGTCGACTTTAAGGCGTGATTATTGCAAAACTCCTTGGCAAACTGCTGCTACCATTGCTGGAATTGTTCTccttattctctctttagttcaAACTATTTGTTCTGTCTTGCAAGTAATACAACAATAG
- the LOC100784236 gene encoding tubulin beta chain: MREILHIQGGQCGNQIGAKFWEVICDEHGIDHTGKYSGDSELQLERINVYYNEASGGRYVPRAVLMDLEPGTMDSVRSGPFGQIFRPDNFVFGQSGAGNNWAKGHYTEGAELIDSVLDVVRKEAENCDCLQGFQVCHSLGGGTGSGMGTLLISKIREEYPDRMMLTFSVFPSPKVSDTVVEPYNATLSVHQLVENADECMVLDNEALYDICFRTLKLATPTFGDLNHLISATMSGVTCCLRFPGQLNSDLRKLAVNLIPFPRLHFFMVGFAPLTSRGSQQYRNLTVPELTQQMWDSKNMMCAADPRHGRYLTASAMFRGKMSTKEVDEQMINVQNKNSSYFVEWIPNNVKSSVCDIPPKGLKMSSTFIGNSTSIQEMFRRVSEQFTAMFRRKAFLHWYTGEGMDEMEFTEAESNMNDLVAEYQQYQDATADEEEYEDEEEEA, from the exons atgagagaaatccTCCACATCCAGGGCGGCCAATGCGGCAACCAGATCGGAGCCAAGTTCTGGGAAGTAATCTGCGACGAGCACGGCATCGACCACACCGGAAAGTACAGCGGCGACTCCGAACTCCAATTGGAACGCATCAATGTCTACTACAACGAGGCCAGCGGCGGAAGGTACGTTCCTCGCGCCGTCCTCATGGATCTGGAGCCTGGCACGATGGACTCGGTCAGATCCGGGCCTTTCGGGCAGATATTCCGCCCCGATAATTTTGTGTTCGGGCAGTCCGGCGCCGGCAACAACTGGGCCAAGGGTCACTACACGGAAGGTGCCGAGCTCATCGATTCCGTCTTGGATGTCGTGAGGAAGGAGGCCGAGAATTGCGATTGCTTACAAG GGTTTCAAGTGTGCCACTCTTTGGGAGGTGGAACTGGCTCGGGCATGGGAACGCTTCTCATCTCTAAGATTCGGGAAGAGTACCCTGATCGTATGATGTTGACGTTTTCCGTTTTTCCTTCCCCTAAGGTGTCGGACACTGTTGTGGAGCCGTACAATGCCACGCTTTCTGTGCACCAGCTTGTTGAAAACGCGGATGAGTGCATGGTCTTGGACAATGAGGCTCTCTATGATATCTGTTTCCGTACATTGAAGCTTGCTACACCAACTT TTGGGGACCTTAACCACCTCATTTCTGCTACCATGAGTGGAGTTACTTGTTGTCTACGTTTCCCTGGGCAGCTGAACTCTGATCTTAGGAAGCTTGCCGTGAATCTGATCCCATTCCCTCGTCTCCATTTCTTCATGGTTGGATTTGCACCATTGACATCTAGAGGATCCCAGCAGTACCGCAACCTGACTGTGCCAGAACTGACTCAGCAGATGTGGGATTCTAAGAACATGATGTGTGCGGCAGATCCTCGCCACGGTCGTTATTTGACCGCATCTGCGATGTTCCGTGGTAAGATGAGCACCAAGGAAGTGGATGAGCAGATGATCAATGTGCAGAACAAGAACTCTTCCTACTTTGTTGAGTGGATTCCCAACAATGTCAAGTCTAGCGTGTGTGATATCCCACCAAAGGGTCTTAAGATGTCATCCACTTTCATTGGGAATTCAACATCAATTCAGGAGATGTTCAGGAGAGTTAGTGAGCAGTTCACGGCGATGTTCAGGCGCAAGGCTTTCTTGCATTGGTACACTGGTGAGGGAATGGACGAAATGGAGTTCACCGAGGCCGAGAGTAACATGAACGATCTGGTGGCAGAGTACCAGCAATATCAGGATGCTACTGCTGATGAGGAAGAGTATGAGGATGAAGAGGAGGAGGCTTAA